The Bradysia coprophila strain Holo2 chromosome II, BU_Bcop_v1, whole genome shotgun sequence genome has a segment encoding these proteins:
- the LOC119084936 gene encoding nardilysin-like, whose amino-acid sequence MTLPPLFLHRVFSSSFFKCVVRTVMSNNLLKSSKRIIADEPENQPANKHHRSCVNDKFEMLKVLQTPDKPEKDRKDYRIVKLNNGITALIISDPSPINENKCNNDTSVACAADDENEIDDDEEEDDEEDDSGSDEEETGNGGPKEKLAACSVCVDVGSFSDPRDIQGLAHFLEHMIFMGSKKYPNENEFDQYVKRSAGFDNAETDCEETFFYFEVAENYLDGALDRFANLLKEPLMLKECMTREREAVESEFQSKMHKNDVRREQLLSSFGNPNHPCSIFTWGNQKTLQENVSDDDLHRRVHEFRKRHYSAHRMFVCIQARLPLDEIQRLVVEHFSDIPNNEMPGDDLSEWNHLNAFQDKFTEKVFVVKAVGNVTKVDITFCLESLVWEYKTKAHDYIAFLLGHEGKGSLSSYLRRKNWILQLISGVDDSGFGANGLYSLFTVSMYLTQSGMDHVKDVLEAVFGFLKFISVLDPITTETLYTELQTIEANNFRFQNEQTALDNVEALVANLKYYPPKDVLTGPNLLFEYDYNVIRCFLDKLNQTKVNVMITTKAPFEGRDFDQTEPWFGTQYCSFDIPIDWSEKWRNPRVFDEFQLPESNVYIPKDLTILYDPQTSNVPKYPEKIMENELCELWYRQDDKFLLPTACYYFYFTSPLARGSIENVVLLSLYSLLLKHKIVEILYPATEAGLSYSSYASEKGLVLKVSGFSQSVGQLVETYTKNLTTFANGVTEEQFAMFVEQQLKTYYNTLTNPKSFAKYLRLSVVENDFHPTYEKYEALKTLTLQDFRIFAAKFLRNIKLQGLCQGNLSLDTARNIMDNVLSRLQPEPIEKPSSLDLRTNKLPIGANYLRCASMNPSDVNTLTSNFYQIGPITIRTNSLIDLLMMIAEEPLFDSLRSKEQLGYDVSCSLHDNHGILGYSIVVNSQETKFSAEFIDERIEVFRLALLDIIRDTSDSEFEQYKESVVKIKLTEDNNLSDEVTRNWTEITTEEYAFNRVIKEVECLKSVTKSEFVDFYEKHLLENTKKFSVQVVGRSDALNDAPHQTDDDVPMSLLDKRFDHLTFVPLTKSDKGTQIQNIREFVEKLELYPVTKTNFDC is encoded by the exons ATGACACTTCCTCCGTTGTTCCTACACAGAGTGTTCAGtagttcattttttaaatgtgttgtCAGAACGGTTATGTCGAATAATCTATTGAAATCATCGAAGCGAATCATTGCTGATGAACCAGAAAATCAACCAGCTAACAAACATCATCGATCGTGTGTCAACGATAAATTCGAG ATGTTAAAGGTTCTGCAAACACCGGACAAGCCAGAGAAAGATCGCAAAGATTACAG AATCGTGAAGCTGAACAATGGTATCACAGCACTTATCATCTCGGATCCTTCGCCAATAAACGAAAACAAGTGTAATAACGACACCAGTGTAGCTTGTGCAGCGgacgatgaaaatgaaattgacgaTGATGAGGAGGAGGACGATGAGGAAGATGATTCTGGTTCGGACGAAGAGGAGACAGGCAATGGCGGCCCGAAAGAAAAACTTGCCGCCTGCAGTGTTTGTGTAGATGTTGG CTCCTTCAGCGATCCACGCGATATACAGGGTCTGGCCCATTTCTTAGAACACATGATCTTTATGGGATCGAAAAAATATCccaacgaaaatgaattcgatCAGTATGTAAAAAGGTCCGCAGGGTTCGATAATGCCGAAACTGACTGcgaagaaacatttttctatttcgaAGTGGCTGAAAACTATCTGGATGGCGCACTGGATCGCTTTGCAAACTTGCTCAAGGAGCCGTTGATGTTGAAGGAATGCATGACACGCGAACGGGAAGCCGTCGAATCGGAATTTCAGTCGAAAATGCATAAAAACGATGTGAGAAGGGAACAATTGCTGTCATCATTTGGTAATCCCAATCACCCATGCAGCATATTCACTTGGGGTAATCAGAAAACTCTGCAGGAAAATGTGTCCGACGACGATCTGCATCGGAGGGTGCATGAATTTCGGAAACGTCACTACTCGGCACATCGAATGTTTGTGTGCATTCAGGCTCGTCTGCCATTGGATGAAATCCAG CGCCTGGTGGTGGAACATTTTTCCGATATTCCTAACAACGAAATGCCAGGAGATGATCTCAGCGAATGGAATCATTTGAATGCCTTCCAAGATAAGTTCACCGAGAAAGTTTTTGTCGTGAAAGCTGTTGGCAATGTGACGAAAGTGGATATCACATTCTGTTTGGAGTCCTTGGTTTGGGAGTACAAAACAAAGGCACACGACTACATTGCCTTTTTGCTGGGACATGAAGGGAAGGGCAGTCTTTCGAGTTATTTGCGAAGAAA aaattgGATATTGCAACTGATCTCTGGGGTGGATGATAGCGGGTTCGGAGCAAATGGATTGTATTCGCTGTTTACGGTCTCAATGTACCTGACACAAAGTGGAATGGATCATGTGAAAGAC GTTCTTGAAGCCGTATTTGGATTCCTCAAATTCATCTCCGTACTCGATCCAATAACAACGGAAACGCTGTACACCGAACTTCAAACCATCGAAGCGAACAATTTCCGCTTTCAAAACGAACAGACAGCCCTCGATAACGTCGAAGCATTGGTCGCAAATCTGAAATATTATCCACCCAAAGACGTGCTCACCGGGCCCAATCTGTTGTTCGAGTACGACTACAATGTTATTCGCTGCTTTCTCGACAAATTGAATCAAACCAAAGTGAATGTTATGATCACCACGAAGGCACCGTTCGAGGGACGTGACTTCGATCAAACGGAACCGTGGTTCGGAACTCAGTACTGCTCGTTCGACATTCCGATTGATTGGTCGGAAAAGTGGAGAAATCCGAGAGTTTTCGATGAGTTTCAACTGCCCGAGTCTAATGTCTATATTCCGAAAGATCTGACAATTTTGTACGATCCACAAACGTCAAACGTCCCCAAATATCCGGAGAaaatcatggaaaatgaattgTGCGAATTGTGGTATCGTCAAGACGACAAATTTCTTCTACCCACCGCTTGTTACTATTTCTATTTCACAAGTCCGCTGGCCAGGGGAAGCATCGAGAA TGTCGTCTTACTGTCACTTTATTCGCTGCtgttaaaacataaaattgtggAGATTTTATATCCAG CGACCGAGGCTGGACTTTCTTATTCCTCGTATGCGTCCGAAAAAGGATTAGTACTGAAAGTGAGTGGATTCAGCCAATCAGTCGGTCAGTTGGTTGAGACGTAcactaaaaatttgacaacatTCGCCAATGGAGTGACGGAAGAACAATTCGCTATGTTCGTGGAACAGCAGTTGAAGACTTACTACAACACGCTAACCAATCCGAAAAGTTTTGCCAA GTATCTTCGTTTGTCGGTGGTTGAAAACGATTTCCATCCCACTTATGAAAAGTACGAGGCGCTGAAGACACTGACGCTCCAAGATTTTCGAATATTTGCCGCCAAATTTCTTAGAAATATTAAACTTCAAGGACTGTGCCAAGGGAATTTGTCGCTGGACACGGCTAGGAATATTATGGATAATGTGCTGAGTCGTTTACAGCCCGAGCCTATCGAAAAG CCCTCATCCTTGGATCTGAGAACAAACAAATTGCCAATCGGTGCTAATTATCTACGCTGTGCGTCTATGAATCCCAGTGACGTGAACACCTTAACTAGCAATTTCTATCAAATCGGACCAATTACGATTAGAACCAACAGTTTAATTGATTTGCTGATGATGATAGCGGAGGAGCCGCTATTCGATTCGTTACGTTCCAAAGAGCAACTTGGCTACGATGTATCTTGTTCATTGCACGACAATCACGGCATATTGGGCTACTCAATTGTGGTTAATTCACAGGAGACAAAATTTTCCGCCGAATTTATCGACGAACGGATCGAGGTATTCAGATTGGCACTGCTGGATATAATTCGCGACACAAGCGACAGTGAATTCGAACAGTACAAGGAGTCCGTGGTTAAGATCAAATTAACGGAAGACAATAATTTGAGCGATGAAGTGACTCGCAATTGGACGGAAATAACGACCGAGGAATACGCTTTCAATCGGGTCATTAAAGAAGTGGAGTGTTTGAAAAGTGTTACGAAATCGGAATTTGTGGATTTCTACGAGAAACATTTGCtggaaaatacgaaaaagtTTTCGGTTCAGGTTGTCGGTAGATCCGATGCTCTGAACGATGCACCTCATCAAACCGATGACGATGTGCCTATGTCTCTGTTAGATAAACGATTCGATCACTTGACCTTCGTGCCGCTGACGAAATCCGACAAGGGAACGCAGATACAAAATATTCGCGAGTTTGTAGAGAAATTGGAATTGTATCCGGTGACGAAAACGAATTTCGATTGTTAG
- the LOC119085984 gene encoding transcription initiation factor TFIID subunit 12 isoform X1 gives MSNFNQTDDQYYNSSTTPNVDQDMASPSQNSPMGGSSATASSQPKSGSSTETSGQVLTKPRLQELVREIDPTEQLDEEVEELLLQIADDFIENTVNAACLLAKHRKVTKVEVKDVQLHLERNWNMWIPGFGTDELRPYKRATVTEAHKQRLALIRKAIKKY, from the exons ATGTCGAATTTCAATCAAACCGATGATCAATATTACAATTCGTCGACAACACCAAATGTAGACCAAGACATGGCATCACCATCACAAAACAGTCCAATGGGTGGCAGTTCGGCCACCGCATCGAGTCAACCGAAAAGCGGATCATCGACAGAAACAAGTGGACAG GTCTTGACTAAGCCTCGCTTACAAGAACTTGTACGTGAAATCGATCCCACCGAGCAATTGGATGAAGAAGTCGAAGAGTTACTGTTGCAAATTGCTgatgattttattgaaaatactgTGAACGCTGCTTGTCTACTCGCCAAACATAGAAAAGTAACGAAAGTGGAAGTCAAAGATGTGCAATTACATTTGG AACGTAACTGGAACATGTGGATACCAGGCTTTGGTACGGACGAATTACGGCCGTACAAACGAGCTACAGTTACGGAGGCACACAAACAACGACTGGCACTGATACGGAAAGCAATTAAAAagtattga
- the LOC119085984 gene encoding transcription initiation factor TFIID subunit 12 isoform X2, translating into MASPSQNSPMGGSSATASSQPKSGSSTETSGQVLTKPRLQELVREIDPTEQLDEEVEELLLQIADDFIENTVNAACLLAKHRKVTKVEVKDVQLHLERNWNMWIPGFGTDELRPYKRATVTEAHKQRLALIRKAIKKY; encoded by the exons ATGGCATCACCATCACAAAACAGTCCAATGGGTGGCAGTTCGGCCACCGCATCGAGTCAACCGAAAAGCGGATCATCGACAGAAACAAGTGGACAG GTCTTGACTAAGCCTCGCTTACAAGAACTTGTACGTGAAATCGATCCCACCGAGCAATTGGATGAAGAAGTCGAAGAGTTACTGTTGCAAATTGCTgatgattttattgaaaatactgTGAACGCTGCTTGTCTACTCGCCAAACATAGAAAAGTAACGAAAGTGGAAGTCAAAGATGTGCAATTACATTTGG AACGTAACTGGAACATGTGGATACCAGGCTTTGGTACGGACGAATTACGGCCGTACAAACGAGCTACAGTTACGGAGGCACACAAACAACGACTGGCACTGATACGGAAAGCAATTAAAAagtattga
- the LOC119086003 gene encoding peptidyl-prolyl cis-trans isomerase FKBP2: protein MRIPIIYCAYVALLCLIGVNAEAKLKIGIKKRVECTNKTKKGDLVHIHYTGTLEDGTEFDSSLPRGQPLTFTVGAGQVIKGWDQGLLGMCEGEKRRLVIPPELGYGKSGAGAKIPPDATLIFETELIKIERKNEL, encoded by the exons ATGCGAATCCCGATAATTTATTGTGCCTACGTTGCCCTGCTTTGTCTTATCGGTGTGAATGCCgaagcaaaattgaaaattggcaTTAAAAAACGGGTTGAGTgcacaaataaaacgaaaaaaggcGATCTGGTTCACATACATTATACG GGTACTCTCGAGGATGGTACTGAATTTGATAGCAGTTTGCCACGCGGCCAACCATTAACATTTACAGTTGGTGCCGGGCAG GTGATCAAAGGATGGGACCAAGGCCTATTGGGAATGTGCGAGGGCGAAAAACGTCGTTTAGTCATCCCACCGGAACTGGGCTATGGAAAATCGGGTGCCGGAGCGAAAATTCCACCCGATGCAACATTGATTTTCGAAACGGAACTGATCAAAATCGAACGAAAAaacgaactttaa